The proteins below are encoded in one region of Spirochaetota bacterium:
- the purE gene encoding 5-(carboxyamino)imidazole ribonucleotide mutase yields the protein MPQVGIIVGSDSDLPKLKGCFQTLDDFGVSYDVKAYSAHRTPHLVAQWIQNMERSGAKVIIAAAGGAAHLPGVVASHTVLPVIGIPIETQVAGGLDSLLSIVQMPGGIPVATVATGKAGATNAALLAISILATSDSALKDALMSYRQKMQNTIIEKNEALTKQGIYSYIQSLEAKK from the coding sequence ATGCCACAGGTGGGAATTATTGTAGGAAGTGATTCCGATTTGCCAAAGTTGAAGGGATGCTTTCAAACTCTTGATGATTTTGGCGTATCATACGATGTCAAAGCATATTCTGCTCATAGAACACCTCATCTAGTAGCCCAATGGATACAAAATATGGAAAGAAGCGGAGCAAAAGTTATTATTGCTGCAGCAGGTGGAGCAGCGCATCTACCCGGTGTTGTTGCTTCACATACTGTGTTACCTGTTATTGGCATACCTATTGAAACTCAGGTAGCCGGCGGTCTTGATTCACTGTTATCCATTGTACAGATGCCTGGCGGTATTCCTGTTGCAACCGTGGCAACAGGCAAAGCTGGCGCAACAAATGCAGCGTTGCTTGCCATTTCTATTCTAGCAACTTCTGATTCTGCACTTAAAGATGCCTTAATGAGCTATCGCCAGAAAATGCAAAATACAATTATTGAAAAAAATGAAGCGCTTACCAAACAAGGCATATACAGTTATATTCAATCTTTAGAGGCTAAAAAATGA